One Aegilops tauschii subsp. strangulata cultivar AL8/78 chromosome 7, Aet v6.0, whole genome shotgun sequence genomic window carries:
- the LOC109777654 gene encoding uncharacterized protein has translation MVDESPPPTHVPNQWVAFCTDHSWSQRVHGVLLHLNDTGIAALLRDYHWAASSSPWCSSNCTKRSVISIGATQLRPEMMEGSAQEDVSLDNHQVFSVLCYCMNRLLARRYHTQLEIYSEFAQSVSHDIHPIGHDRHKTTPQMDVAASGHDEAYACAEVQYRMLRENVTHPATRITGRRKNRATWVTRREKNQWRNRPFSHASPSTDTQPLPLLLLNSTFVLGTIGFMEQQT, from the exons ATGGTGGACgagtcgccgccgccgacgcACGTCCCAAACCAGTGGGTCGCCTTCTGCACCGACCACTCCTGGTCGCAGCGCGTGCACGGCGTTCTCCTACATCTCAATGACACGGGCATCGCGGCCTTGCTGAG GGACTACCATTGGGCAGCCTCTTCTTCTCCATGGTGCTCCAGCAACTGCACAAAGAGGTCAGTTATCTCGATTGGTGCCACACAACTCAGGCCGGAGATGATGGAAGGATCTGCACAAGAGGACGTATCTCTGGACAACCACCAAGTGTTCTCCGTGCTATGCTACTGCATGAATCGCCTCCTGGCCAG GAGGTACCACACACAACTAGAAATATACAGCGAATTCGCTCAGTCTGTGTCACACGACATCCATCCCATCGGTCACGATAGACACAAGACTACCCCGCAGATGGATGTTGCAGCCAGTGGCCATGACGAGGCTTATGCCTGCGCGGAGGTGCAGTACCGGATGCTGAGAGAAAATGTTACCCACCCGGCTACGAGGATAACTGGGAGGAGGAAGAACCGAGCCACATGGGTAACTCGAAGGGAAAAAAATCAGTGGCGCAACCGTCCATTTTCTCATGCCTCCCCTTCTACAGATACACAACCACTGCCCTTGCTGCTTCTCAACTCCACCTTTGTCCTTGGCACCATCGGATTCATGGAGCAACAAACATGA